The Chryseolinea soli nucleotide sequence TATTGGCTTTAAAGCAAAAGTCTGGAAAAATGGAGTGGCAACCACGCTTACGGCTTCATCTGGCGCTGCCCACTCGGTTTTTGTTTCGGGCAATGATGTATACGTAGCCGGATGGGAAGAGATCACTACCGGTTGGGTTGCGAAAGTCTGGAAAAACGGTGTAGCGACGTCGCTTAGTCCCGTAGATCAAAGAGCTTATGGCCATTCCGTCTTTGTTTCGGGCAATGATGTGTATGTAGCGGGTCAATATTGGAATGGGACAACCTATCTAATTTGTGTTTGGAAAAATGGGACCCTCGAGATCATAGACCCCAATACGCCGGGTTCCGACGTCTCGTCGATATTTGTTTCGAATGGCGACGTGTATTTAGTGGGAAATGAAATTAGAAACAATGCCTATAACGCCAAGGTCTGGAAAAATGGAACGGGCACTTTTCTTTCCAGCTCGGCCGGGTCTGATGCTAAATCTGTCTATGTGTACGATGGTGATGTGTATATAGCGGGCTGGGAGTATGACAGTGACGGTAAACAGGTTGCCACACTTTGGAAGAATGGTGTAGCTTCACCGCTGGCCACTGACGCATTTGCCTATTCAGTGATTGTAAAATAACGGGTGCCATGTGCATACGGTAGGTGACTTTGCTCTCCAGGGATTGGCCTGGGGGGCATTGTTTTTTAATGGCGTCTGAACAAAGCAAGAATAAAAAAAGCATTTTGCTATCTTGCCTACCATGAACTACCAGCGAATTCTACCCATCCCAGCATTGCAGCCGTACGTCCGGTATTTTGGTGTCCTGGAAAGTGACGACGCTGGTGCTTCCTCCAAGTCGTTTGGAATCATTGCCGATGGATGCCCGGGACTCATCTTTCAGGAAAACCCCGATGCCTTTTTAGATCATGCTGGAAATGTATTGCCGCAACTGTTTTTGCACGGGCTCACGACAAAGCATTCCGGCAAGACCACCACGGGATCGTTTCGAAATATTGGAGTTTATTTTCAGCCGCACGCCATCAAATCAATTTTTGGAACGGACGCATGCGAATTGACCAACCAGTATATTGATCTCCATGCTTTGGTGAAGAAAGATCTTGCCGGTCGGCTCCTGGAGGCAACTTCCACCGAAAAGAGAATTCAGATGCTATCAAGGTTCTTGTGCGATCGGCTCGATCAGAATAAGCACCGCGAAAATCCACGCACCGCCTGGGCGTTGGAGAAGATCAAAAAACAAGGTGCCGGCACATCTTTGCCGGAAATACATTCAGCGCTTGACTTGTCGGAGCGTTCGCTGGAGAGAATATTTAAAACAGACATTGGCATCTCACCAAAATTATTCGCCCGGATCAACCGTTTCCAATCCTCCCTCAATCACCTGCGCAGTCAAAAATTTGATTCACTCACCGATGTTGCGCTGAGCAATTTGTTCTATGATCAATCGCACTACATACGGGAGTTCAAAGAATTTTCCGGTGTCACGCCAAAACAGTTTTTGCGACAAGCCCATGAGCAAGCCGTGAACTTCCCCGAGTGGCGTGCATAGCCGTGTCGGTTTTATACTATTTGCTTTTTTTCTGCGCTGATAGTTTTGAGAAAAAATAATCAGCAAAATGGAAAACAAAAACAACATCACCGTATTTGGGGCCACGGGCAGAATCGGCAAAGAGCTTCTGAAATTATTGTCGCAAGCCCGGATTCCCGTAACCGCGGTTACCCGTGATCAGAACAAAGCAATAGCCCTTCCGGGTGTCGTGTGGGTGGAAGCCGACATGAGTGATAAGACAAGCCTTTCCGCCGCCCTGCATGGAAGTCGTGCCGTATTCCTGTTGTCGAGTGTTGGGAAGGATTTTGTGAAGCAACAAAATAACGTGATCGAAGCCGCACAAGAATGCAACGTCAGACACTTGGTGAAACTTTCATCTGGAGTTGCCGACAAGGAATCGCCGCTGTATATCCCGAGGGTACATGGCGAGGTGGAAGCGTTTCTCAAAGGATCCGGTCTGCCGCATACGATCCTCCGATCCAACGGCATGATGCAAAATTGGCTTGGAGAATTGTCGGATTCCGTAAAACAGGAGCGCAAATTTTATGAATCGACCGGCGAGGGCAAGCGGGCTTATGTGGACATCCGGGATATCGCAGCAGTTGCTTTTACTGTGTTGACCACGCCAGGAAAGCATATCAACAAGACCTATCTGCTCACGGGTGATGAAGCGATAAACTATGATCAACTGGCCAGGGTCATCAGCGACGTCC carries:
- a CDS encoding AraC family transcriptional regulator; translation: MNYQRILPIPALQPYVRYFGVLESDDAGASSKSFGIIADGCPGLIFQENPDAFLDHAGNVLPQLFLHGLTTKHSGKTTTGSFRNIGVYFQPHAIKSIFGTDACELTNQYIDLHALVKKDLAGRLLEATSTEKRIQMLSRFLCDRLDQNKHRENPRTAWALEKIKKQGAGTSLPEIHSALDLSERSLERIFKTDIGISPKLFARINRFQSSLNHLRSQKFDSLTDVALSNLFYDQSHYIREFKEFSGVTPKQFLRQAHEQAVNFPEWRA
- a CDS encoding SDR family oxidoreductase, which translates into the protein MENKNNITVFGATGRIGKELLKLLSQARIPVTAVTRDQNKAIALPGVVWVEADMSDKTSLSAALHGSRAVFLLSSVGKDFVKQQNNVIEAAQECNVRHLVKLSSGVADKESPLYIPRVHGEVEAFLKGSGLPHTILRSNGMMQNWLGELSDSVKQERKFYESTGEGKRAYVDIRDIAAVAFTVLTTPGKHINKTYLLTGDEAINYDQLARVISDVLSETVTYVPLSLEEAGRQMTEAGMPGWAVETFLAYDQAQRNGQAAFVTPAVQDILGRPATTIEKFTQDYADRFR